The following proteins come from a genomic window of Theileria equi strain WA chromosome 2 map unlocalized gcontig_1105316255037, whole genome shotgun sequence:
- a CDS encoding signal peptide containing protein (encoded by transcript BEWA_037780A), producing MIFSVLICFCCTFGQGIDRGTDSDCIQDFTFKCPEGWNLSLDDNDVCIAPISYRGPCSSKIIATNNTKDKQTLQSICNLKWPSQEVCERNLDVCPKFWYSSEKYCLPTPSYNGPCHKPININDIESSEKTLWSNRCNIIWPCKNSCNKNYKSKCPKDWNPLS from the exons ATGATATTTTCAGTATTAATCTGCTTTTGTTGTACTTTTGGACAGGGAATAGATAGAGGCACTGATTCGGACTGTATACAGGACTTTAC GTTTAAATGCCCTGAAG GATGGAATCTCTCGTTAGATGATAATGATGTGTGTATTGCTCCTATTTCCTATCGTGGACCATGCTCTTCCAAGATAATTGCTACAAATAATACCAAGGATAAACAGACGTTGCAATCTATCTGTAACTTAAAATG GCCATCTCAAGAGGTTTGCGAGAGAAATCTTGACGTATGTCCAAAGTTCTGGTATTCTAGTGAAAAGTATTGCCTTCCAACACCTTCTTACAATG GTCCATGTCACAAACCCATTAACATTAACGATATCGAATCATCTGAaaagactctatggagTAATAGGTGTAATATAATATGGCCATGCAAG AACAGTTGCAATAAGAACTACAAGAGCAAATGCCCAAAG GACTGGAACCCTCTAAGTTAA
- a CDS encoding 60S ribosomal protein L15, putative (encoded by transcript BEWA_037760A) produces MFMRAFETAICRLRTANPVSASSYRCLFMVSHHLNDMGREVATQSGKIALIGAAVRNFSTKDNVNGDTIRKDIKIESNGTLRGIHYNEMCKPSQPGSRFTPHPFNRRFALSKRPLFPIEPRNLRILGLLRHKKRGRGKKSSAKGTRHKHQKNRGNKPRSRTSEGGQTPLYRRLPKWPEAWLSRQEKKYDTLNLAKLRYFIEKGRLDTRFTITQRHLHDSKCVRVKNGVHLFNVNDYPFPYKIDIQVASCDQSSINAIKRVGGTISIIYYDRVNLRAHLKPYKFEVLPRTARPDIAKVHELEKLRSRGCEVYYIKPLWLIKEEKRILTEMQELEAEILRSGAVETPVDDSKNHEEYLIQLYRQRLMEHNNPKGKDVESA; encoded by the exons ATGTTCATGAGGGCTTTTGAAACAGCGATATGCAGGCTTCGTACAGCAAATCCTGTATCTGCATCTTCTTACCGATGTTTATTCATGGTTAGCCATCATTTGAATGATATGGGTAGAGAAGTAGCCACGCAATCAGGGAAAATAGCACTTATCGGAGCCGCAGTGCGCAATTTTTCAACAAAAGATAATGTGAACGGTGATACTATAAGAAAAGACATTAAAATTGAATCTAATGGTACTTTACGCGGAATTCATTACAATGAAATGTGCAAACCATCGCAACCCGGGTCAAGGTTTACACCGCATCCCTTTAACAGAAGATTTGCGTTAAGCAAAAGACCCTTGTTCCCTATAGAACCAAGAAACTTGCGTATTCTT GGCTTATTGAGACACAAAAAACGTGGAAGGGGAAAGAAGAGTTCTGCCAAAGGAACTCGACATAAACATCAGAAGAATCGTGGGAATAAACCCAGGAGCAGAACTTCTGAAGGTGGACAAACTCCGCTATATAGGCGATTACCTAAATGGCCAGAAGCTTGGCTATCAAG ACAAGAAAAGAAGTATGACACATTAAACTTGGCAAAGCTGCGCTATTTCATTGAAAAGGGTAGATTAGATACTCGATTTACGATTACCCAGAGACATCTTCATGATtccaaatgtgtaagaGTGAAGAACGGAGTACACTTGTTTAATGTC AACGattatccttttccatataAAATTGATATACAAGTGGCAAGTTGTGATCAATCGTCCATAAATGCCATCAAGCGTGTCGGTGGAACTATTTCAATCATTTATTACGATAGAGTAAATCTAAGAGCACACCTCAAACCTTACAAGTTTGAGGTATTGCCGCGAACA GCTCGGCCTGACATAGCAAAGGTACATGAACTCGAGAAGCTGCGTTCTAGAGGGTGTGAAGTCTACTACATCAAACCTCTATGGCTTataaaagaagagaagagGATTTTGACAGAAATGCAAGAACTCGAGGCTGAAATACTCAGATCGGGCGCAGTGGAAACTCCAGTGGATG attctaAAAATCACGAAGAATACCTCATACAATTGTATCGTCAAAGACTTATGGAGCATAACAATCCAAAAGGCAAAGATGTGGAATCCGCGTAG
- a CDS encoding uncharacterized protein (encoded by transcript BEWA_037750A) has translation MKNTLLCGLLVFGVLKCLVLVSKTIPSHIIQESSCIFVLDLSRYVPCILELAILVSTSLSSYQLASAIKELGGLSSTLDIFLESKLHSDEKVHDSIVNILISLSTLISWIFIKAYLYKQNKYHDGVLKHQEENDPKLLKEKCLKI, from the coding sequence ATGAAAAATACCTTACTTTGCGGATTATTGGTATTTGGTGTTTTAAAGTGCCTCGTGTTGGTTTCTAAAACCATACCGAGCCATATAATACAAGAGTCATCTTGTATATTTGTACTGGATTTATCCAGATATGTACCGTGTATTCTAGAGCTAGCAATACTTGTTTCAACATCGCTATCATCGTATCAACTCGCTTCAGCAATCAAGGAATTAGGCGGTTTATCATCAACTTTAGACATTTTTCTAGAATCTAAGCTTCAtagtgatgaaaaggttcACGACTCCATCGTCAACATACTCATATCGCTGTCAACCCTTATCTCATGGATATTCATCAAGGCATACTTGTACAAACAAAATAAATATCACGATGGCGTCCTAAAGCAtcaggaagagaatgatcCCAAGTTGCTGAAGGAAAAATGCCTTAAAATATAG
- a CDS encoding conserved hypothetical protein (encoded by transcript BEWA_037770A), translating into MLNYNLDPVIEKIRANKYVNVAIQSSDVKESADVCTYLQEKFSTTPNTNFYVIGDVLIGSCCTDIIASRRCNADYIIYLGEFCQSSIEVTVPISYVYNIVEFDSDFLSNKVETLLKDLDYTKLLLVYNAALHHRLPEICKTLLKLATHIYVAQCFDDNARHDAIGSRKQLAGRPVYKYIIDDSSCATILGEYELETNTNDILILFLNISGGCDGLRDTIALETSGCQYYELLVDSGDVLNLDGYGDKLRINRYKNIEKVKGASKIGIITLTKCLSGINRLRSEMHNLLKKSNKKCYVFSINHLTEAKLTNFPAIDIYCLLSCSHTALTLPAILSKHLVLPFELLVALGVIDWSVDYVFDFNILLKFIYAHAIIPDSGESDNDKEKSEIKKICGGTELSLYAKNFYDNLPHNKDRTFSGLDPLYNFDKESKIIRGSHGTASGYSHEYTHK; encoded by the exons ATGTTGAATTACAATTTAGATCCTGTAATTGAGAAGATAAGAGCGAATAAATACGTAAATGTAGCCATTCAATCCTCAGATGTTAAGGAATCCGCAGACGTTTGTACATATTTACAGGAAAAATTTTCAACGACTCcaaatacaaacttttatgTGATAGGTGATGTTCTTATAGGGAGTTGCTGCACGGATATTATCGCATCTAGGCGTTGTAACGCAG ATTATATAATATATCTTGGGGAATTTTGCCAAAGTAGCATAGAAGTTACTGTGCCTATATCTTATGTATATAATATAGTCGAATTCGACTCGGATTTTCTCTCCAACAAG GTTGAAACACTTTTGAAAGATTTGGATTATACTAAACTTTTACTTGTATACAATGCAGCATTACATCACCGGCTTCCTGAAATATGCAAAACTCTGCTAAAATTGGCAACGCATATATATGTTGCTCAATGTTTTGATGATAACGCAAGACATGATGCAATTGGTTCCCGGAAGCAACTGGCTGGTCGTCCAGTATACAAATACATCATAGATGATAGTTCATGCGCGACTATATTAGGAGAATATGAACTTGAAACAAACACTAATGATATCCTGATACTATTTCTAAATATTTCTGGCGGATGTGATGGCCTTCGGGATACTATAGCCCTGGAAACTAGTGGATGTCAATACTACGAGTTATTAGTAGACAGCGGAGATGTTTTGAATTTAGATGGATATGGAGATAAATTGAGGATAAACAGATATAAAAACATAGAAAAGGTAAAAGGTGCGTCTAAAATAGGAATCATAACTTTGACAAAGTGTCTAAGTGGAATAAACAGATTACGCTCCGAAATGCACAATCttttgaaaaaatcaaaCAAGAAATGTTACGTGTTCTCTATCAACCATCTTACAGAGGCAAAACTTACGAATTTCCCCGCAATAGATATCTATTGCCTACTATCATGTTCACACACTGCGCTAACATTACCAGCAATACTTTCTAAGCATTTGGTATTACCGTTTGAACTACTAGTAGCATTGGGTGTCATCGATTGGTCGGTTGATTATGTATTCGATTTTAATATCCTACTGAAGTTCATATACGCACACGCGATCATTCCAGATAGCGGTGAAAGTGACAACGACAAAGAAAAGTCTGAGATCAAAAAAATATGCGGTGGCACAGAATTATCTCTGTATGCTAAAAACTTTTATGATAATTTGCCTCACAATAAAGACCGCACGTTTTCCGGCTTAGACCCCTTGTATAATTTTGATAAGGAATCCAAAATCATAAGAGGATCACATGGTACCGCTAGCGGTTATAGCCATGAATACACACATAAATAA
- a CDS encoding conserved hypothetical protein (encoded by transcript BEWA_037810A), producing MGGGKSQKGGKHGSIGRTLAHDILLRQFQQNEELRKNILKKKEHSVYERSNLDEFTLAASQGLESYISQHGNTREVLSSDLNTQLSDMINFPHLYDCSLFPTIPIPRRCFFFSEEQKILISKLSKQRHREEINSRKKAYRRKNKKLVDMYMHGDRPKPMHGIYSDKNTNVILPNGHNSGSNVKSKASKDSESFYDSEYSLDDDEEEEEEQVLDEDEDEKSEEDYEDVEETEEEEDDDEEGVDSLGDSKSHKDVYVKQYQKYLKEESENMDLHKIDVEELEKLETRNFYTWRKLLLDIEQKEKCVITPYEKNIEFWRQLWRVIERSHLIFVIIESRDPLFFRVPDLENYVKEVDPRKKVLLILNKADFLSPEIRREWADYFRKADIDFVFFSSILDAEMSNESTSNGSLDKENVDVDKVLTASKPEEDLDIQIYTVDMLLNRVLEYKKIQTKDYPELDNDEIPIYTVGCVGFPNVGKSSLINCLMNATKTNVSSQPGKTKHMQTLILRHLNITLCDCPGLIFPTMVSTKYHLLINNIASTSHFRGNMTLAVQLVCNRIPDQLCKRYDVPLADCIIEANDRKILFSYKFLEYLCKNRNFISGGKGGQLDYGRAAKLVLNDYTSGNLLFCSLPPGSENSAGDSIIQSMENLSIGNMNSDNRLEIYQTTTHGLSSEVRVNIDTKTVKDIRDDESKMQQWLIEFNKEDQKINEKPMTKRKMRFLIKGKRRVNTTKS from the exons ATGGGTGGAGGCAAAAGCCAAAAGGGAGGTAAGCATGGAAGTATCGGAAGAACGCTAGCTCATGATATTCTACTGAGACAGTTCCAGCAAAATGAAGAGCTACGCAAAAACATTCTCAAAAAGAAGGAACATTCGGTATACGAGCGAAGTAATCTAGATGAATTCACGCTAGCTGCCTCCCAAGGCTTAGAATCTTATATATCGCAACATGGGAATACAAGAGAGGTGTTGTCTTCCGATTTGAATACTCAACTCTCTGATATGATCAACTTTCCACATTTGTATGACTGTTCCTTATTCCCTACGATTCCTATTCCAAGAAGGTGCTTCTTTTTCTCTGAAGAgcaaaaaattttaatatcTAAGTTATCCAAACAAAGACATAGAGAAGAAATTAATTCCAGAAAAAAGGCGTACAGACGCAAGAATAAGAAACTTGTAGACATGTATATGCATGGAGATCGCCCAAAACCAATGCATGGTATATACTCTGATAAAAACACAAATGTCATCCTGCCTAATGGTCACAATTCTGGATCAAATGTGAAAAGTAAAGCCTCAAAGGATTCAGAATCATTCTATGACAGCGAATATTCCCTAGATGATGAcgaagaagaagaagaagaacaaGTACTAGATGAGGAcgaagatgaaaagagtGAAGAGGATTACGAAGATGTTGAGGAAAcagaagaagaggaagatgacgATGAAGAAGGTGTGGATAGTCTTGGTGACAGTAAATCACATAAAGATGTTTATGTAAAACAATAccaaaaatatctaaaagaagaatctgaaaatatGGATTTACATAAAATAGATGTAGAGGAACTGGAAAAATTGGAAACCCGAAATTTTTATACCTGGCGCAAACTTCTATTGGATATTGAGCAAAAGGAAAAATGTGTCATAACACCGTATGAAAAAAATATAGAATTTTGGCGTCAATTATGGAGAGTTATAGAGAGGAGTCATCTAATATTTGTCATTATAGAATCACGCGATCCTCTATTCTTCAGAGTTCCTGACCTTGAAAATTATGTAAAAGAGGTTGATCCACGAAAGAAAGTTCTCCTTATTCTCAATAAAGCTGATTTTCTCTCACCTGAAATCAGAAGGGAATGGGCGGATTATTTTAGGAAAGCTGATATCGATTTTGtcttcttttcttctaTACTAGATGCTGAAATGAGCAATGAGAGCACTTCAAACGGCTCTTTAGATAAGGAAAATGTGGATGTTGACAAGGTTTTAACCGCGAGTAAACCCGAAGAAGACCTTGATATTCAAATTTATACTGTTGATATGTTGCTTAATAGAGTATTAGAATACAAGAAAATTCAAACTAAGGACTACCCAGAACTagataatgatgaaattCCAATTTATACAGTCGGATGTGTTGGATTTCCAAATGTTGGGAAAAGTTCACTGATAAATTGTCTGATGAACGctacaaaaacaaatgtgAGTAGCCAGCCCGGAAAAACAAAACACATGCAAACCTTAATATTAAGACACTTGAACATTACGTTATGTGATTGCCCTGGCCTCATATTTCCCACAATGGTTTCtacaaaatatcatttattAATAAACAACATAGCTTCAACTTCCCATTTTAGAGGAAACATGACATTAGCGGTACAGTTGGTTTGTAATCGAATTCCCGACCAGCTATGCAAAAGATATGATGTACCATTAGCTGATTGTATAATAGAGGCTAACGATCGCAAGATATTATTTAGCTACAAATTCCTCGAATATTTGTGTAAAAATAGAAATTTTATATCCGGCGGAAAAGGTGGCCAACTGGACTATGGTCGCGCCGCCAAATTAGTTCTTAACGATTACACATCTGGAAATCTTTTATTTTGTTCTCTACCACCTGGTTCAGAAAACTCAGCAGGAGATTCAATCATACAATCAATGGAAAACTTATCAATTGGAAACATGAACTCGGATAACAGATTAGAGATTTATCAAACAACTACACATGGTCTGTCAAGTGAAGTTAGGGTTAACATTGATACAAAAACTGTTAAAGATATCAGGGATGATGAAAGTAAGATGCAGCAATGGCTTATAGAATTTAATAAAGAG GACCAGAAGATAAACGAAAAACCGATGACAAAACGTAAAATGCGTTTCCTCATCAAGGGGAAGAGAAGAGTAAACACAACAAAAAGCTGA
- a CDS encoding 60S ribosomal protein L17, putative (encoded by transcript BEWA_037800A), translating into MGFTSTFKFVTLGARTRIFRKFRGQPPKTYDLIRNQIDRLLREGRIELTLPRAKELQQYAEEIIFHAKRDCRESDLIVESVLRTPESRSLLYEKYVPLYKDRRFFFTRVVNQWRLRFRDSAPMAYLELVDRPNELRPAKPVGNDKISHVYSLMKNSRRDFRKYYTYAKKVGLIDETGNLVENLGSIVEHDKKWFENEDNISTVDEAKLTDESIKKRLETIRSIDLSTGTAREVFDTTYTPNNGSKTSSRVPRFNP; encoded by the exons ATGGGATTTAcatctacatttaaatttgttACGCTAGGAGCGCGTACTCGTATATTTAGAAAGTTCAGGGGCCAGCCACCAAAAACATACGATTTAATAAG GAATCAGATAGATAGATTGCTGAGAGAAGGTAGAATAGAACTCACTCTTCCTAGAGCCAAGGAGCTACAGCAATACGCTGAAGAGATCATTTTCCATGCAAAACGAG ATTGCCGAGAGTCAGACTTAATTGTGGAGAGTGTACTGCGCACACCGGAGAGCAGGAGTCTATTATATGAGAAATACGTGCCGTTGTACAAAGATAGACgattcttcttcacaaGAGTGGTTAATCAATGGAGACTACGATTCAGAGACAGTGCTCCAATGGCATATCTAGAGCTTGTGGACAG ACCAAACGAATTACGTCCAGCGAAACCAGTTGGAAACGACAAAATATCGCATGTATATTCACTTATGAAGAACAGCAGACGAGATTTTAGGAAATATTACACG TACGCCAAAAAGGTTGGACTTATTGACGAAACTGGAAACCTTGTGGAGAACTTGGGTTCAATTGTGGAACATGATAAAAAG TGGtttgagaatgaagataataTATCGACGGTTGACGAAGCGAAGTTGACAGATGAGAGCATCAAGAAGAGATTAGAAACAATAAGATCGATCGATTTATCTACTGGCACAGCCAGGGAAGTATTCGACACTACCTATACACCCAACAATGGTTCTAAAACCAGCTCCAGGGTTCCCAGATTCAACCCATAA
- a CDS encoding cytochrome c oxidase subunit II, putative (encoded by transcript BEWA_037790A), with translation MQGIFQRFNLFGWFNNKIAHNEAVTKSEERYPIPQKYLDNPDLIPKYYAFQSNMVTDDDLQPGMLRQLEVDKRLTLPTRTHIRFLITATDVIHSWAIPSLGIKADAVPGRLHRVTTFIMREGVFYGQCSEMCGTLHGFMPIVIEAVAPETYAAHAKKYYRDD, from the coding sequence ATGCAGGGCATTTTCCAGAGGTTCAACCTTTTTGGTTGGTTTAATAACAAAATCGCACATAATGAAGCCGTAACAAAGTCTGAAGAGAGATATCCCATACCTCAGAAGTATCTGGACAATCCAGATCTTATACCAAAGTATTATGCGTTTCAATCGAATATGGTCACTGATGATGACCTCCAACCTGGAATGTTACGTCAGTTGGAGGTTGACAAGAGATTAACTTTACCCACGAGGACACATATACGTTTCCTCATTACTGCAACTGATGTGATTCATTCATGGGCTATTCCAAGTCTTGGAATTAAAGCGGATGCTGTCCCTGGAAGGTTGCATCGTGTAACTACTTTCATAATGAGGGAAGGAGTTTTCTACGGTCAGTGCTCTGAAATGTGTGGCACTCTCCATGGTTTTATGCCTATTGTTATTGAAGCAGTTGCACCAGAGACATATGCAGCACACGCAAAAAAGTATTATAGAGATGATTAA